The Nitrospira tepida genome includes a window with the following:
- a CDS encoding DEAD/DEAH box helicase, which translates to MLTSASSVSTPVPSTSDEAIAPAQPAQDGTVTFRSLGLSDALLRELAQAKFTDPTPIQAKAIPPGLAGRDVLGCAQTGTGKTAAFVIPMIERLAGGPAGPPRGLILTPTRELAFQIQRAIGLLGRSRRVSATALVGGEDLRIQVRGLHQRPTIVVATPGRLLDHMWNGTVNLAYFTIVVLDEADRMLDMGFAPQLNQILDALSPERQTMLFSATMPDNLDGLARAGLKNPVQVMVNPPATAAHTVTHEVHHTTHDDKINLLLNLIQDPAGSVLVFTRTKHRADRLGTALEHKGHRVAVLHAGRRLSQRRAALEGFRRGTYRILVATDIAARGIDVANIGHVVNFDLPNTPEDYVHRIGRTGRMKAIGRATSFVTGEDHFQLRAIEKLLGRPVPRAAGSPAPHSHGPSSGRGPAHRGGGRPGYGAGGSRRHDGHQTGESHRRGDGQHRREFSRPVEGNRFADAGRTGQPQHKGFPQQGQMHQDHAPRPHAHAADLNHQARRPRRLFMQPKNGN; encoded by the coding sequence GTGTTGACTTCTGCTTCTTCCGTTTCTACCCCTGTGCCCTCCACCTCTGACGAAGCGATCGCGCCGGCCCAACCGGCGCAGGACGGAACGGTGACGTTCCGCTCGCTGGGACTTTCCGACGCCCTGTTGCGGGAGTTGGCCCAGGCGAAATTCACGGACCCGACGCCCATTCAGGCCAAGGCCATTCCCCCTGGGCTGGCCGGCCGCGACGTGCTCGGCTGTGCCCAGACCGGAACCGGCAAGACGGCCGCGTTCGTGATTCCCATGATCGAACGATTGGCCGGCGGGCCGGCCGGCCCGCCGCGCGGGTTGATCCTGACCCCGACCCGGGAGCTGGCGTTTCAAATTCAACGGGCGATCGGGTTGCTCGGGCGCAGCCGCCGGGTTTCCGCGACGGCCTTGGTCGGAGGCGAAGACCTCCGCATTCAGGTGCGCGGGCTGCACCAACGCCCGACGATCGTGGTGGCGACGCCCGGCCGCTTGCTCGATCACATGTGGAACGGGACGGTGAACCTGGCCTATTTCACGATCGTGGTCCTGGATGAAGCGGACCGCATGCTCGACATGGGCTTCGCGCCGCAGCTCAACCAGATTCTGGATGCCTTGTCTCCGGAACGGCAGACAATGCTGTTCTCCGCGACCATGCCGGACAATCTCGACGGGTTGGCGCGGGCGGGGTTGAAGAATCCCGTGCAGGTGATGGTCAATCCGCCGGCCACGGCGGCGCACACGGTCACCCACGAGGTGCACCATACGACGCACGACGACAAGATCAACCTGCTCTTGAACTTGATTCAGGACCCGGCTGGCAGCGTGCTCGTCTTCACGCGCACCAAACATCGGGCGGATCGGCTGGGAACCGCCTTGGAGCACAAGGGCCACCGGGTGGCGGTGCTGCATGCGGGACGGCGTCTCTCGCAGCGTCGCGCGGCGCTGGAAGGCTTCCGGCGCGGGACCTATCGCATTCTCGTGGCGACCGATATCGCGGCGCGCGGGATCGACGTGGCGAACATCGGCCATGTGGTCAATTTCGACCTGCCGAATACGCCGGAAGACTATGTTCACCGGATCGGGCGGACCGGCCGCATGAAGGCGATCGGGCGCGCCACCAGCTTCGTCACCGGTGAAGACCACTTCCAGCTTCGGGCGATCGAGAAGCTGCTCGGCAGACCGGTACCCCGCGCGGCGGGAAGTCCGGCGCCCCACTCCCACGGGCCCAGTTCCGGCCGTGGCCCCGCTCATCGAGGGGGCGGCCGTCCCGGTTATGGAGCCGGCGGATCGAGAAGGCACGACGGGCATCAGACGGGTGAATCGCACCGTCGCGGTGACGGTCAGCATCGCCGCGAGTTCAGCCGGCCGGTTGAGGGGAACCGATTTGCCGACGCCGGTCGAACGGGCCAGCCACAGCACAAGGGGTTTCCGCAGCAGGGCCAGATGCATCAAGATCACGCGCCGCGGCCCCATGCGCATGCGGCAGATCTGAACCATCAGGCCAGGCGGCCCCGCCGGCTGTTCATGCAGCCGAAGAACGGGAACTGA
- a CDS encoding nucleotidyltransferase family protein — translation MKAMILAAGLGTRLRPLTNSIPKPLLPVGGTPLIVWNLLLLRRHGFRDVIINLHHLGPLIEHALGDGARFGMRITYSREPVILGTGGGIKQVESFFNGQPALVLNGDTLFEMDLSELVDFHHAREAAATLVLREDPDAAQWGLVEIDGDRRILRINGKGKESREEVFPRMFAGIHVLHPRLLRSVPAGQPSSIIDAYLEAIARDELVLGFDLTGYWSDIGTPERYAQAERDVATRRISLAARNDASLAHSPSQ, via the coding sequence ATGAAAGCCATGATCCTGGCGGCCGGTCTCGGGACCCGCCTGCGGCCGCTGACGAACAGCATTCCGAAGCCGCTCCTGCCGGTCGGGGGCACGCCGCTCATCGTCTGGAACCTGTTGTTGCTCCGGCGCCACGGGTTCCGCGACGTGATCATCAACTTGCATCATCTGGGGCCGCTCATCGAACACGCGCTGGGCGACGGGGCGCGGTTCGGCATGCGGATCACCTACTCGCGCGAACCGGTGATTTTGGGAACCGGCGGGGGCATCAAGCAGGTGGAATCGTTTTTCAACGGCCAGCCGGCGCTGGTGCTCAACGGGGACACCCTGTTCGAGATGGATCTCAGCGAGCTGGTGGATTTCCACCATGCACGGGAGGCCGCCGCCACGCTGGTGTTGCGCGAAGATCCCGACGCGGCGCAATGGGGCCTCGTCGAAATCGACGGCGACCGGCGCATCCTTCGCATCAATGGCAAGGGAAAGGAAAGCCGGGAGGAGGTCTTTCCGCGCATGTTCGCCGGCATTCATGTGCTGCATCCCCGCCTGCTCCGCTCCGTGCCGGCCGGCCAACCGTCCTCGATCATCGACGCCTATCTGGAGGCGATCGCGCGAGACGAGCTCGTGCTGGGATTTGATTTGACCGGCTATTGGTCCGATATCGGCACGCCCGAACGCTACGCCCAGGCCGAGCGGGACGTCGCGACCAGGCGGATTTCGCTTGCCGCGCGCAACGATGCCTCGCTCGCCCATTCTCCAAGCCAATAA
- a CDS encoding VanZ family protein, with protein sequence MNHEQVSPQYSPFAAVRLFAYWAPPVVYAGAIFLLSALPHPEEELPSFLGGISDKVLHLIEYAGLSLLCYRAFRWAAGEWGAKHALWLAIVAATLYGASDELHQVFVPPREADPWDLTADALGALLGAVGWRRITEP encoded by the coding sequence ATGAATCATGAGCAGGTGTCGCCTCAGTATTCGCCGTTTGCCGCAGTCCGGCTTTTCGCCTATTGGGCGCCGCCGGTGGTGTATGCCGGAGCGATCTTCCTGCTCTCGGCCTTGCCCCATCCGGAGGAGGAACTGCCGTCGTTCCTTGGCGGGATCAGCGACAAGGTGCTGCACCTGATCGAGTATGCAGGCTTGAGCCTGTTGTGCTACCGTGCGTTCCGGTGGGCGGCAGGGGAATGGGGGGCGAAGCACGCGCTGTGGCTGGCCATCGTGGCGGCCACGCTGTATGGAGCCAGCGATGAACTCCATCAGGTCTTTGTGCCGCCCCGGGAAGCCGATCCGTGGGATCTGACGGCCGATGCGCTGGGCGCCCTGCTCGGGGCGGTGGGGTGGCGGCGCATAACGGAACCGTAG
- a CDS encoding sigma-54-dependent transcriptional regulator, translated as MKAKLLVVDDDPDILTMLQDRLEAGGYQVVTAKDGRRALELIEQEAPNLVLLDIELPYLSGLDVLRRMGQPKPGVTSVESAQSDRHLPGDLEPPVIVMTAHGTISTAVEAMKLGAYDFLTKPLDKDHLAIVIQKATERESLRRQVAVLRGEIDSRYSTIVGSSPKFTTIIEGAKRAANSDASVLLLGESGTGKELFARSIHQWSPRRQNPLVVINCVALTETLLENELFGHERGAFTGADRLYKGKIEMADGGTVFLDEIGDMSLPLQAKLLRVLQDREFQRVGSTKTISVNIRVIAATNRDLKQAVKAGQFREDLYFRLNVINFTLPPLRERPDDIPALAEFFLKRHSLESKHAGMKLSASAKAAMLSYAWPGNIRELDNTIARAVVLSPSEEIEPESLGLTPTEPAHPPAPVREQADQSSAQTFPYMNLPYHQSMEEHSRMLILRALKQSGGNQTKAAEQLHLQRTYLARLMRQKNLDKELPADS; from the coding sequence GTGAAAGCCAAACTCCTCGTCGTCGACGACGATCCCGATATCCTGACGATGCTCCAGGATCGCCTGGAGGCCGGGGGCTATCAGGTCGTGACGGCGAAGGACGGCCGCCGCGCGCTCGAACTGATCGAGCAGGAGGCGCCGAATCTGGTGTTGCTCGACATCGAGCTGCCCTACCTGTCCGGGCTGGACGTGCTGCGACGCATGGGACAACCCAAGCCGGGCGTGACCTCCGTCGAATCCGCTCAATCGGATCGGCATCTGCCCGGCGACCTGGAACCGCCGGTCATCGTCATGACCGCCCACGGGACCATCTCCACCGCGGTCGAGGCGATGAAGCTCGGCGCCTACGACTTTCTCACCAAGCCGCTGGACAAGGACCATCTGGCGATCGTGATTCAGAAGGCCACCGAGCGGGAATCCCTGCGCCGCCAGGTCGCCGTGCTTCGCGGCGAGATTGACAGCCGGTACTCCACCATCGTCGGCAGCAGCCCCAAATTCACCACGATCATCGAGGGCGCGAAACGGGCGGCCAACTCGGACGCCAGCGTGTTGCTGTTGGGCGAAAGCGGGACGGGGAAGGAACTCTTCGCGCGCTCCATTCACCAATGGAGCCCGCGCCGCCAGAATCCGCTGGTCGTCATCAACTGCGTGGCCTTGACGGAAACGCTCTTGGAAAACGAATTATTCGGCCACGAACGCGGCGCCTTCACCGGGGCCGACCGGTTGTATAAGGGCAAGATCGAGATGGCGGACGGGGGCACCGTGTTTCTCGACGAGATCGGGGACATGTCCCTGCCGCTCCAGGCGAAACTGCTGCGCGTGCTGCAAGACCGGGAGTTTCAGCGGGTGGGCAGCACGAAAACAATCTCCGTCAACATCCGGGTCATTGCCGCAACCAACCGGGATCTGAAGCAGGCCGTCAAGGCCGGCCAATTCCGGGAGGACCTGTACTTCCGGTTGAACGTGATCAACTTTACCCTTCCACCCCTGCGCGAGCGCCCAGACGACATCCCGGCGCTCGCCGAGTTTTTCCTGAAGCGCCACAGCCTGGAATCGAAGCATGCGGGCATGAAGCTGAGCGCCTCGGCCAAAGCGGCCATGCTGAGCTACGCCTGGCCGGGAAACATCCGGGAACTCGACAACACGATCGCACGGGCTGTTGTCCTAAGTCCCTCCGAGGAGATCGAGCCGGAATCATTGGGGCTGACGCCGACAGAGCCGGCCCATCCGCCGGCGCCCGTCCGCGAGCAGGCGGACCAGAGTTCCGCACAGACCTTTCCGTATATGAATCTGCCGTACCACCAGTCGATGGAAGAACACAGCCGCATGTTGATCCTGCGGGCGCTGAAACAGTCGGGCGGCAACCAAACCAAGGCCGCCGAACAACTCCACCTGCAGCGCACCTATCTCGCCCGCCTCATGAGACAGAAGAACCTCGACAAGGAACTGCCGGCCGACAGTTGA
- a CDS encoding CHAP domain-containing protein — MTRVGWHLGSALLILAVGCAGPSGDRSGHLPVQARVCCKAGDTVARQQAVARTAASLVGVRTVEVNGRRIAYDCAGVTRAIYLRHGIDLYENTDESQQANGVRLIYQHVRRHGRIHHGPVVRPGDLVFFDNTWDYNGDGAVNDPLTHVGVVERVEADGTVLFISRVAGAVERYRMNLAYPHVHRTADGRILNDYLRRKKWRDQDGTPYLTGELFAAFGTRVGS, encoded by the coding sequence ATGACGCGCGTTGGCTGGCATCTGGGTTCGGCGTTGTTGATTCTGGCGGTCGGCTGTGCCGGCCCGTCGGGAGACCGCTCCGGCCACCTGCCGGTTCAGGCGCGCGTCTGTTGCAAGGCCGGCGACACGGTGGCCAGGCAGCAGGCGGTGGCGAGGACCGCGGCCTCCCTTGTCGGCGTTCGCACAGTCGAGGTGAATGGGCGCCGGATCGCCTACGACTGCGCAGGCGTGACGCGCGCCATCTACCTCCGGCACGGCATCGACCTGTACGAAAACACGGATGAGAGCCAACAGGCTAACGGCGTCCGCCTGATCTATCAGCATGTGCGGCGGCACGGCCGCATCCATCACGGGCCGGTCGTCCGGCCGGGCGATCTCGTGTTCTTCGACAATACCTGGGACTACAACGGGGACGGCGCGGTCAACGATCCGCTCACGCATGTGGGGGTGGTCGAGCGGGTGGAAGCTGACGGTACGGTCCTGTTCATCAGCCGCGTGGCGGGCGCTGTGGAGCGGTATCGCATGAACCTAGCCTATCCGCATGTCCATAGGACGGCCGACGGCCGGATCCTCAACGATTATCTCCGCCGCAAAAAGTGGCGTGACCAGGACGGCACGCCTTACCTCACGGGCGAGTTGTTCGCCGCCTTCGGCACGCGCGTGGGGTCCTGA
- a CDS encoding aminoglycoside phosphotransferase family protein encodes MGTTNPAAPAAPLAPPDHQRVADTVRTKLPFHARFGTLTPLAGDASNRRYFRIHLAGEPNDRTASVILMQLAEPEAFKASEEAVSGTVQIAELPFTNILAHLSAFRLPVPTLHYYDREAGLLYLEDFGDLTLLEACAKADASRIASLYKQAIDSLVVIQVKATAPTNPACVAFHRKFDVPLLMWEFDHFLEYGVNARRPAPMKAEDAVLVQNEFRKIAELMAAQPHVLVHRDYHSRNLMVDGNRIGIIDFQDALMGPAAYDLASLLRDAYLALDESLVDELIAYYLDGLARHGLRMEPTAYRRVFDLTSIQRNLKAAGRFVYIDRMKHNPKFLADIPRVLGYVRRNLEKYPELAALRQHLAPYVPELQ; translated from the coding sequence ATGGGCACGACCAACCCCGCGGCTCCGGCGGCGCCGCTTGCTCCACCCGATCATCAACGAGTCGCGGATACCGTTCGGACGAAACTGCCGTTTCACGCCCGGTTCGGAACCCTGACGCCGCTCGCGGGCGACGCCTCGAACCGCCGGTACTTCCGCATTCACCTCGCCGGCGAGCCCAACGACCGGACGGCCTCGGTCATCCTCATGCAGCTCGCCGAGCCGGAAGCCTTCAAAGCCTCCGAGGAGGCGGTCAGCGGCACCGTTCAGATCGCCGAACTGCCGTTCACGAACATCCTCGCCCATCTGTCCGCGTTCCGCTTGCCGGTTCCCACGCTGCACTACTACGACCGCGAAGCAGGGCTGTTGTACCTGGAGGATTTCGGCGATCTGACGTTGCTGGAAGCTTGCGCCAAGGCGGACGCGTCCCGCATCGCCTCGCTCTATAAGCAGGCGATCGACAGTCTGGTGGTCATCCAAGTCAAGGCGACGGCGCCGACCAATCCCGCGTGCGTGGCGTTCCACCGGAAATTCGACGTCCCGCTCCTGATGTGGGAGTTCGACCACTTCCTCGAATACGGGGTGAACGCCCGGCGGCCCGCTCCGATGAAGGCGGAGGATGCGGTTCTCGTCCAGAACGAGTTCCGCAAGATTGCCGAGCTGATGGCCGCGCAACCTCACGTGCTTGTCCATCGCGATTATCACTCTCGCAACTTGATGGTGGACGGGAACCGGATCGGCATCATCGATTTTCAGGACGCATTGATGGGACCGGCGGCCTATGACCTGGCGTCTCTCCTGCGCGATGCCTATCTGGCCCTGGACGAATCGCTGGTTGACGAGCTGATCGCCTATTACTTGGACGGATTGGCCCGGCATGGACTGCGCATGGAGCCGACGGCGTATCGGCGCGTCTTCGACCTGACCAGCATCCAGCGCAATCTCAAAGCAGCCGGCCGCTTCGTCTACATCGACCGGATGAAGCACAATCCGAAATTTCTGGCGGACATTCCGCGCGTGTTGGGGTACGTGCGGCGCAATCTCGAGAAGTATCCTGAACTGGCGGCGCTGCGGCAGCACCTCGCGCCCTACGTGCCGGAACTCCAATGA
- a CDS encoding DUF1015 domain-containing protein: MAHVVPFRGVYFDQARLGTIRDLVAPPYDVIDAAGQKALHDRHPNNVIRLELGFEQASDSETDNRYSRAARFLQDWLEQSVLKRDASPCMYLYRITYRTPERGSSATKTLTGFLANFKLAELDSGEIYPHENTRAAAKTDRLRLLEACRANFSPIWSLYSDPEGAVSGLFERAVSGKAPRAAFRDETGDEHSLWVIDDPAVLRQAVELMQPRPLFIADGHHRYETALNYQRLRRKQNGASQELQPYDQVLMLFSRLEDPGLTVLPTHRVLTKPAPPTSQLRALLEPWFETVPFRLQGTAEETARTTFLQALRDRGKTDPCFGLAVRGSGEYWLLVQRPQHRLPETASPRDRLDVSILQQQVIAKLCPTQQDLESIVYTKDESEALDWVAKGTAEGALLLNATKVDEVRAVAVAGERMPHKSTYFYPKPVTGLVLHVMEDRG; encoded by the coding sequence ATGGCACACGTCGTCCCCTTTCGAGGTGTTTATTTCGACCAGGCACGTCTCGGGACCATCCGCGACCTGGTGGCGCCCCCCTATGATGTCATCGATGCGGCCGGCCAGAAAGCGTTGCACGACCGGCACCCCAACAACGTGATCCGGTTGGAACTGGGCTTCGAGCAGGCTTCCGATTCGGAGACGGACAACCGGTACAGCCGGGCCGCCCGATTCTTACAGGATTGGCTGGAACAGAGCGTGCTCAAGCGGGATGCCTCCCCTTGCATGTACCTGTACCGGATCACCTATCGGACGCCCGAACGAGGCTCGTCCGCTACGAAGACACTGACCGGATTCCTGGCGAACTTCAAACTGGCCGAGCTCGATTCGGGGGAAATCTATCCGCATGAAAATACCAGGGCCGCCGCCAAGACGGACCGGCTTCGGCTGCTCGAGGCTTGCCGGGCCAATTTCAGCCCGATCTGGTCCCTGTATTCGGACCCGGAAGGGGCCGTGAGCGGCCTTTTTGAACGGGCCGTTTCCGGCAAAGCGCCGCGCGCCGCGTTCCGCGATGAAACGGGAGACGAGCACAGCCTGTGGGTCATTGACGACCCCGCCGTCTTGCGTCAGGCCGTGGAGTTGATGCAGCCGCGCCCGCTGTTCATCGCCGACGGGCATCATCGTTACGAAACGGCCTTGAACTACCAACGCCTGCGCCGCAAGCAGAACGGGGCCTCCCAGGAACTTCAGCCCTACGATCAGGTGCTCATGCTGTTCTCCCGGCTGGAAGATCCGGGGTTGACCGTGCTGCCCACCCATCGCGTCTTGACCAAGCCGGCGCCGCCGACATCGCAACTCAGGGCGTTATTGGAGCCGTGGTTCGAGACCGTGCCATTCCGCTTGCAGGGAACGGCGGAGGAAACCGCGCGGACGACGTTTCTCCAGGCTCTCCGCGACAGAGGGAAGACCGATCCCTGCTTCGGCCTGGCCGTTCGAGGCAGCGGGGAATACTGGCTCTTGGTCCAGCGCCCGCAACATCGCCTTCCGGAGACGGCTTCGCCGCGCGACCGGCTGGACGTCTCGATCCTGCAACAACAGGTGATCGCGAAGCTCTGTCCGACTCAGCAGGACTTGGAATCCATCGTCTACACGAAGGACGAATCTGAAGCGCTCGATTGGGTCGCCAAGGGCACCGCGGAGGGGGCGCTGTTGCTGAATGCGACCAAAGTCGATGAGGTCCGGGCCGTGGCCGTCGCCGGGGAGCGGATGCCGCACAAGTCCACCTATTTCTATCCCAAGCCCGTGACGGGCCTTGTCCTGCACGTGATGGAGGATCGGGGGTGA
- a CDS encoding aldo/keto reductase, whose protein sequence is MEYVHLGRAGVKVSRLCLGTMNFGPLTSEQDSFAIMDRALELGINFFDTANVYGWKLGEGLTEQIVGRWLSQGQGRRDKIVLATKVFGRMGDWPNQSRLSALHIKRACEDSLRRLKTDHIDLYQMHHVDRECPWEEIWQAMEQLVREGKILYIGSSNFAGWHLARAQELAAQRHFLGLVSEQSLYNLHERMVELEVIPACEAYGIGLIPWSPLARGLLAGALQPVSSGRRADEDLRKEVETNRARLEGYDRLCAQLGERPADVALAWLLHQPAVTAPIIGPRTLDQLNGSMRALSLSLSQDSLKRLDELFPGPGGRAPEAYAW, encoded by the coding sequence ATGGAGTACGTACATCTCGGTCGAGCCGGAGTCAAAGTCAGCCGGCTCTGTCTCGGCACCATGAACTTCGGCCCGCTCACGAGCGAGCAGGACAGCTTCGCCATCATGGATCGGGCGCTGGAGCTGGGGATCAATTTTTTCGATACCGCCAACGTCTACGGGTGGAAGCTCGGCGAGGGGCTCACGGAGCAGATCGTCGGGCGGTGGCTATCTCAGGGACAGGGACGACGCGACAAGATCGTCCTCGCCACAAAAGTCTTTGGTCGCATGGGGGACTGGCCGAATCAGTCCCGACTCTCAGCGCTCCACATCAAACGAGCCTGCGAGGACAGTCTGCGCCGACTCAAGACCGACCATATTGATCTATATCAAATGCACCATGTCGATCGGGAATGCCCGTGGGAGGAAATCTGGCAGGCGATGGAGCAGCTCGTGCGCGAGGGGAAAATTCTTTACATAGGTAGCAGCAACTTCGCGGGATGGCATCTCGCGCGAGCGCAGGAACTCGCCGCGCAACGGCACTTTCTGGGCCTCGTGTCGGAACAGAGTCTCTACAACCTGCACGAACGGATGGTCGAGTTGGAAGTGATTCCGGCCTGCGAGGCCTACGGCATCGGCCTGATCCCTTGGAGCCCGTTAGCGAGAGGGCTGCTGGCCGGCGCCTTGCAACCTGTTTCGTCGGGACGGCGTGCCGACGAGGACCTGCGGAAGGAAGTGGAAACCAACCGCGCGAGGCTGGAAGGGTATGACAGGCTCTGTGCGCAATTGGGCGAGCGCCCCGCCGACGTCGCTTTGGCTTGGCTCCTCCACCAGCCGGCCGTCACCGCGCCGATCATCGGTCCCCGCACCCTTGACCAATTGAACGGGTCGATGCGGGCCTTGTCCCTGTCGCTCTCGCAGGACAGTCTCAAGCGGCTCGACGAACTCTTCCCTGGTCCGGGAGGACGGGCTCCCGAGGCCTATGCCTGGTGA